From a region of the Chondrinema litorale genome:
- a CDS encoding TonB-dependent receptor produces the protein MKALLLNILFVLASTFLYAQTTIQGYVKDKRNNPIVGANVYIKDSYDGTTSRPDGFFTFTTRKTGEQTLVFHLMGFKDSEQKITVGSEPIEVSGSMEEMFLELAEATVTASRYFEASDQNRATVLKPIDIMTIGGSNSDITSALRTMPGTQQIGEQEGLFVRGGTGDETKIFVDGLMVNNFYQRGTPGVSQRGRFSPDLFKGSHFSSGGYSAMYGQALSSTLILETQDLPEQSTTEASITSVGVSADLNLLAKNEKSSFTSSVNYMNLAPYYNVVKQSKDFVKMPEYLNGSVNFRTKTSKTGMLKFLGMYGTSAVSLNENSLDYLGNKDFADVDNSNIYTNLTYSDWLKDDLKINTGLSASTNTDKYYTEVRGDDQIHSKQGVKYGSQLYQARTVLTKYFSNYFELNFGGEVQHVAENSTWSDVESGSDSVAGFTDNFSSVFIESNIELVKNLKARAGVRMEYSSLLQKMNIAPRLSLAYLLSEQEQFLVSYGQYYQKPNREYLYYDGLDYGRSDHYIVSYQKRSGLRTIRTEIFYKKYHNLIETVPSVNNGGYGYAKGFELFWRDKKTVRNLDYWVSYSYLDTKRKFMDYPILAQPTFAANHTASLVMKRYIPELSLSTGLTYSYSSGRPYFNPNRPDSEFLSDKVQNYHNVSFLLAYLTKIRKANAIVVLSMSNLLGSKQVFGYEYSNVDTGIRREVTPLAPRFVMMGVFLTWGMDRRQQTIDGLL, from the coding sequence ATGAAAGCATTATTACTTAACATTTTATTTGTGCTTGCAAGTACGTTTTTGTACGCACAAACTACCATACAAGGGTATGTAAAAGACAAAAGAAACAATCCCATTGTGGGTGCCAATGTATATATTAAAGATAGTTACGATGGCACCACATCTAGACCCGACGGATTTTTCACTTTTACCACGCGTAAAACCGGGGAGCAAACACTGGTTTTCCATTTGATGGGATTTAAAGACAGCGAACAGAAAATTACAGTTGGCTCAGAACCGATAGAAGTTTCTGGAAGCATGGAAGAGATGTTTTTAGAACTTGCTGAAGCAACAGTCACCGCATCTCGCTATTTTGAAGCAAGTGATCAAAACCGAGCTACTGTATTAAAACCCATAGATATAATGACCATCGGAGGTTCTAATTCAGACATCACATCAGCATTAAGAACCATGCCCGGCACACAACAAATTGGCGAACAAGAAGGCTTGTTTGTAAGAGGAGGAACCGGCGATGAAACCAAGATATTTGTAGATGGATTAATGGTAAATAACTTTTACCAAAGAGGCACGCCAGGTGTATCGCAAAGAGGTCGTTTTTCTCCCGATTTATTTAAAGGTTCGCATTTTAGTAGTGGTGGTTATTCTGCTATGTACGGTCAAGCATTATCATCTACACTGATACTCGAAACACAAGATTTACCAGAGCAAAGTACCACAGAAGCTTCCATTACATCAGTAGGAGTAAGCGCAGACTTGAACCTACTTGCCAAGAACGAAAAATCATCATTTACTTCCTCAGTAAATTATATGAATTTGGCACCTTACTACAATGTGGTAAAACAGTCGAAAGACTTTGTGAAAATGCCAGAATACTTAAACGGATCTGTCAATTTTAGAACCAAGACTTCTAAAACAGGCATGCTTAAATTTTTAGGTATGTATGGGACTAGTGCCGTTTCTTTAAATGAAAATAGTCTGGATTATTTGGGTAATAAAGACTTTGCAGATGTAGATAACTCGAATATCTATACCAACTTAACTTACAGCGATTGGTTAAAAGACGATCTCAAAATTAACACAGGACTTTCTGCAAGTACCAATACCGATAAGTACTATACCGAAGTAAGAGGAGATGACCAAATACACAGCAAACAAGGTGTAAAATATGGTTCTCAGTTGTACCAAGCGAGAACAGTTTTAACCAAATATTTCAGCAATTACTTCGAGCTTAATTTTGGAGGTGAAGTACAACATGTGGCAGAAAATTCAACATGGAGCGATGTGGAATCAGGAAGCGATTCTGTAGCAGGTTTTACAGATAATTTTTCTTCAGTATTTATCGAAAGTAATATTGAATTAGTTAAGAACTTGAAGGCAAGAGCCGGTGTAAGAATGGAATATTCTTCGCTCTTACAAAAAATGAATATAGCTCCAAGGCTTTCTCTAGCCTATTTACTGAGCGAACAAGAGCAGTTTTTAGTTTCTTATGGACAATATTACCAAAAGCCAAATAGAGAGTATTTGTATTACGATGGACTTGATTACGGTAGAAGCGACCATTACATTGTGAGTTATCAGAAAAGAAGTGGTTTGCGTACGATTCGCACAGAAATATTCTACAAAAAATATCATAACCTAATAGAAACTGTTCCTAGTGTCAACAATGGTGGATATGGATATGCAAAAGGTTTTGAATTGTTTTGGAGAGACAAAAAGACCGTAAGAAATCTGGATTATTGGGTGTCTTATTCTTATCTCGATACTAAGAGAAAGTTTATGGATTATCCGATATTGGCTCAGCCAACTTTTGCCGCTAACCACACAGCTTCTTTGGTAATGAAAAGATACATTCCCGAACTTTCTTTGAGCACTGGTTTAACTTATAGTTATAGTTCTGGTCGTCCGTACTTTAACCCAAACAGACCAGATAGTGAGTTCCTTTCAGACAAAGTGCAGAATTACCACAATGTGAGCTTCTTACTGGCATATCTTACCAAGATTAGAAAAGCCAATGCCATTGTAGTGCTTTCTATGAGCAATCTTCTAGGTAGTAAGCAAGTGTTTGGTTACGAATACTCAAATGTAGATACGGGAATTAGGAGAGAAGTTACTCCTTTGGCTCCAAGATTCGTGATGATGGGCGTATTCTTAACATGGGGAATGGATAGAAGACAACAAACTATAGACGGTTTATTGTAA
- a CDS encoding thioesterase II family protein: protein MEKAKLICLPYAGGSRFAYKQFVEMAPSSLQIIPVDLPGRGTRFSEQLIYNPDKIIDDILYQIESYLKPPYAIYGHSMGTLLAYLLTKKITRSRLPLPLHLFLSGGKAPSTLEDEPILKVLDKQEFITQLIEIGGIPEKVLNSPRLIKILKPILQADFQVIKNFNYQKTPPFNLPITLLLGTDENITTHQIADWQVETSKKVEVVWFPGGHFFLFDHTKEILELIASNLQLHQKPTSKVLNFVPNQSMKSVVKVMY, encoded by the coding sequence ATGGAAAAAGCCAAATTAATATGCCTCCCATATGCAGGAGGAAGCAGGTTTGCTTACAAACAATTTGTAGAAATGGCTCCATCCAGTTTACAAATTATACCTGTTGATTTACCGGGAAGAGGAACTCGGTTTAGTGAGCAATTGATTTATAATCCGGATAAAATAATTGATGATATACTCTATCAAATAGAATCTTATTTAAAGCCACCTTACGCCATTTATGGCCATAGCATGGGGACTTTATTGGCTTATTTGCTTACCAAAAAGATTACCCGAAGTAGGCTTCCTTTGCCCTTGCATTTGTTTCTGTCTGGTGGTAAAGCGCCATCTACTTTAGAAGATGAACCAATATTAAAAGTGCTTGATAAACAAGAGTTTATAACCCAACTGATAGAAATTGGAGGAATACCTGAAAAGGTGTTGAATAGCCCAAGATTGATTAAAATACTTAAACCAATCTTGCAGGCTGACTTTCAGGTAATCAAAAACTTTAACTATCAAAAAACTCCACCATTCAATTTACCTATTACGCTGTTGTTGGGTACCGATGAGAATATTACCACTCACCAAATTGCCGATTGGCAAGTAGAAACTAGTAAAAAGGTGGAGGTAGTTTGGTTTCCTGGTGGGCATTTCTTCTTGTTCGATCATACCAAAGAAATTCTTGAACTCATAGCCAGCAACCTACAATTGCATCAAAAACCAACATCTAAAGTCTTAAATTTTGTTCCTAATCAATCGATGAAAAGTGTCGTTAAAGTGATGTACTAA
- a CDS encoding helix-turn-helix domain-containing protein, which produces MRQHRFIKASKEEVDLLKSQLKKPMSRQESVRIEGLLLSIKGYTMEQIVDILEVNRDTISRWFNRWDQGKMTNLANLPKSGRRRIYTETEEKK; this is translated from the coding sequence ATGAGACAACACCGATTTATCAAAGCAAGTAAAGAAGAAGTTGATTTATTAAAATCTCAACTAAAAAAACCAATGAGTCGACAGGAATCTGTTCGCATAGAAGGATTACTGCTGAGTATAAAAGGCTATACTATGGAGCAAATTGTAGATATATTAGAAGTAAATCGTGATACAATATCTCGTTGGTTTAACCGATGGGATCAAGGAAAAATGACCAATCTTGCTAATCTTCCTAAAAGTGGTCGTAGGCGTATTTATACAGAAACAGAAGAAAAAAAATGA
- a CDS encoding IS630 family transposase, producing the protein MIQKACLGIQRIKVFLQEVITSTGKSCHIQTLKGIFKRHRLVWKRYRKSLKPERDEVLFEFFKSELSYLEQQAKQGIIDLIFMDESGFNLNPNVPYGWQPIGQQILLPAKRSSTNWTVLGTLNIHSQSFYGYMMPEACTAKTVVEVLSNLSERINKKTIVILDNAPVHKAKIVKEKLVEWRKKGLYLQFIPAYSPELNKIEILWRQMKYYWLEPNDYQSQNTLYQKIIEILQNYGSKYSISFS; encoded by the coding sequence ATGATCCAAAAAGCCTGTTTGGGCATCCAAAGGATAAAAGTATTTCTTCAAGAAGTGATCACTAGTACAGGTAAAAGTTGCCATATACAAACATTAAAGGGTATTTTCAAGAGGCATCGATTGGTATGGAAACGCTATAGAAAGAGCTTAAAACCAGAAAGAGATGAAGTACTTTTTGAGTTTTTCAAATCGGAATTAAGCTACCTAGAACAACAAGCAAAACAAGGAATAATAGACTTGATATTTATGGATGAATCGGGCTTTAACTTAAATCCAAATGTGCCCTATGGTTGGCAACCAATAGGACAGCAAATTTTGCTTCCTGCTAAACGCAGCTCAACTAATTGGACAGTTTTAGGTACGCTTAATATCCACAGTCAAAGCTTTTACGGTTATATGATGCCAGAGGCATGTACTGCAAAAACAGTAGTTGAAGTATTGTCTAATTTAAGCGAAAGAATCAATAAAAAAACGATAGTAATATTAGATAATGCCCCAGTGCATAAGGCAAAGATTGTAAAAGAAAAGTTAGTCGAATGGCGCAAAAAAGGACTTTACCTACAATTTATACCTGCCTATAGCCCTGAACTCAATAAAATAGAGATATTATGGAGACAGATGAAATATTATTGGTTAGAACCGAACGATTATCAATCTCAAAATACACTATACCAAAAAATTATTGAAATTCTTCAGAATTATGGATCTAAATACTCGATTTCTTTTTCTTAA
- a CDS encoding serine hydrolase domain-containing protein, whose amino-acid sequence MKRTILLLRIIMPIVAITCMVIFVPWILLRAWITPLPDTIQEQANDAIEYGFDGIIVYVDEAGKAPEFHTAGWKNRENKIPTDPEALFKIASISKLYIAAAVAKLVNNQTLSLDKTLAEYLPELSKRIANANKITLRMLVQHRSGIPNFTDLSHYPWDNPIKDNKETLTLIYDMPADFEPNSDYSYSNTNYLLIGEILNKELGYSHHQYIHNEIVKPLGLIHTYSLLSEVNLDDVSSGYSVGYDKDIKTNDYVTPGGSMVATIQDVGVFLRALNDGSLLNDEEQAIYSSIYVYEHTGLLPGYQSIARYYKDLDTVVIQFVNTSGENSWPLSEIIYNRIVKIISERNKE is encoded by the coding sequence ATGAAACGAACAATACTACTTCTTAGAATCATCATGCCTATTGTCGCAATCACTTGCATGGTGATTTTCGTACCTTGGATCTTATTAAGAGCTTGGATAACCCCATTACCCGATACAATTCAGGAACAAGCAAACGATGCAATTGAATATGGTTTTGATGGTATTATAGTTTATGTAGATGAAGCAGGCAAAGCACCAGAATTTCACACTGCCGGATGGAAAAATAGAGAGAATAAAATACCTACTGATCCTGAGGCACTATTTAAAATTGCCAGTATTAGCAAGTTATACATAGCTGCTGCTGTGGCAAAATTGGTAAATAATCAGACTTTGTCACTAGACAAAACACTGGCTGAATATCTACCAGAACTCAGTAAAAGAATTGCGAATGCTAATAAAATTACCTTAAGAATGTTGGTGCAGCATCGTAGTGGTATCCCCAATTTTACAGACCTTTCGCATTACCCTTGGGATAATCCAATCAAAGACAATAAGGAAACCCTTACGCTGATTTATGACATGCCCGCTGATTTTGAACCAAATAGTGATTACAGTTATTCAAATACAAATTATCTATTAATCGGTGAGATTCTCAATAAAGAGTTAGGTTATAGCCACCACCAATATATACATAATGAGATTGTAAAACCACTTGGGCTTATCCATACTTACAGTTTACTAAGTGAGGTAAATTTGGATGATGTTAGCAGTGGTTATTCGGTCGGTTATGATAAAGACATAAAGACAAATGATTATGTAACTCCGGGTGGCTCGATGGTCGCAACTATACAAGATGTGGGAGTTTTTTTAAGAGCTTTAAATGATGGTTCATTATTAAATGATGAGGAACAAGCTATTTATTCATCAATCTATGTATATGAACATACAGGACTTTTACCCGGCTACCAAAGCATTGCTCGCTATTATAAAGATTTAGATACAGTAGTAATTCAGTTTGTAAACACCAGTGGTGAAAATTCATGGCCATTATCTGAGATTATTTATAACCGAATTGTAAAAATTATTAGTGAGAGAAATAAGGAATAA